A genomic region of Elephas maximus indicus isolate mEleMax1 chromosome 10, mEleMax1 primary haplotype, whole genome shotgun sequence contains the following coding sequences:
- the LOC126083939 gene encoding olfactory receptor 11G2-like — protein MKIFNTPNNSGTVTGFILLGFPCPREGQVLLFVLFSGVYLLTLMGNGSIICAVCWDRKLHTPMYILLANFSFLEICYVTTTVPNMLASFLSETKVISFSGCFLQFYFFSSLGSTECFFLAVMAFDRYLAICQSLHYPTVMTGRLCTNLVVSCWILDFLWFPVPIIIISQMSFCGSRIIDHFLCDPGPLLALTCPRAPVIEFLWMILSSLLSFIPLLSIMGSYALVLRAVLRVPSASGRRKAFSTCGSHLAVVLLFYGSVMVMYLSPTSKHESGMQKIVTLFYSAGTPLINPVIYSLRNKDMKYALQKFLGT, from the coding sequence ATGAAAATCTTCAACACCCCCAACAACTCTGGCACCGTCACTGGCTTCATCCTCTTGGGCTTCCCCTGCCCCAGAGAGGGTCAGGTCCTCCTCTTTGTGCTCTTCTCTGGTGTCTACCTTCTGACCCTCATGGGGAATGGTTCCATCATCTGTGCTGTGTGCTGGGATCGGAAACTCCATACACCCATGTACATTCTACTTGCCAACTTCTCCTTCCTGGAGATCTGCTATGTCACCACTACCGTCCCCAATATGTTGGCCAGCTTCCTCTCTGAGACCAAGGTCATCTCCTTCTCTGGGTGCTTTCTGCAGTTCTATTTCTTTTCCTCCCTGGGGTCTACAGAATGCTTTTTCTTAGCAGTTATGGCATTTGATCGTTACCTTGCCATCTGCCAGTCATTGCATTACCCCACTGTTATGACTGGACGTCTCTGCACCAATCTTGTGGTCAGCTGCTGGATACTTGATTTCCTCTGGTTCCCAGTCCCTATCATCATCATCTCCCAGATGTCCTTCTGTGGATCTAGGATTATAGATCACTTCCTGTGTGACCCAGGTCCTCTGTTGGCACTCACCTGTCCCAGAGCCCCGGTGATAGAGTTCCTCTGGATGATTTTAAGTTCTCTGCTCTCATTTATTCCTCTCCTCTCTATCATGGGGTCCTATGCTCTGGTTCTGAGAGCTGTATTGAGGGTCCCTTCAGCATCTGGACGAAGAAAGGCCTTCTCCACTTGTGGATCCCATTTGGCTGTGGTTTTACTCTTCTATGGTTCAGTGATGGTCATGTATCTGAGCCCAACATCCAAGCATGAATCTGGAATGCAGAAGATTGTGACCCTGTTTTATTCTGCTGGAACCCCACTCATCAATCCTGTGATCTACAGTCTGAGGAACAAAGATATGAAATATGCTCTGCAGAAATTTCTtggaacataa